The following coding sequences are from one Devosia yakushimensis window:
- a CDS encoding lipopolysaccharide biosynthesis protein, producing MSVANETGPGPVLDHVRTNRSGAAIRGVLWSVVNSFAPAALGILVFMATSRVLSPAEFGIVSYAASIAMLGTAIAPAGFSEAIIQRSRIEPRHLDTVFWLCTGAALLIYAALCLVSLPLAGRLNEPILTALLPFIGIRVIFDMAAAVPNALLVRSMSFKKLAMRTTIASVVAALLCLALLWMGFGLWALAFSQLATAITTCIGALVSVRWLPRFRFSFHALGELGSFGLFASGNRIITLVSVDQLLIGTLLGPAGLGIYSFARRIFQILTDLITGALSSVSYALLSSLQNEREKLRDAYFLGTFASSVLSFPVFMGLALIADDFVPLAFGHNWVEAVPAVQAFCLLGLITSIGVLQSSLVKSQGQADLWFYYLIGKQVTTVLYVVLFYKWGVNALTLAIVIQNFIMWPPSVHMVIRILRVSAWAYLGTFATPVLATALMIGAGIFVKMELADADPVLRLAATIGVCAVVYGGAILILARKRLLAVKGMVLKKRKATA from the coding sequence ATGAGTGTTGCCAATGAGACCGGTCCGGGCCCTGTGCTCGACCATGTGCGCACCAACCGCTCCGGCGCGGCCATTCGTGGCGTGTTGTGGTCGGTGGTCAACAGCTTCGCGCCGGCGGCCCTCGGCATTCTCGTCTTCATGGCGACGTCGCGCGTACTCTCGCCGGCCGAATTCGGCATCGTCTCCTACGCCGCCAGCATCGCCATGCTCGGCACGGCCATCGCGCCCGCCGGGTTCAGCGAAGCCATCATCCAGCGCAGCAGGATCGAGCCGCGTCACCTCGATACCGTCTTCTGGCTCTGCACCGGAGCAGCGCTGCTGATCTATGCCGCACTGTGCCTGGTCTCATTGCCTTTGGCCGGCCGGCTCAACGAACCCATCCTGACAGCCCTGCTGCCGTTCATCGGCATAAGAGTGATCTTCGACATGGCCGCCGCCGTGCCCAATGCGCTGCTGGTCCGCTCCATGTCGTTCAAGAAACTGGCAATGCGGACCACGATCGCCTCGGTTGTCGCAGCCCTGCTGTGCCTGGCGCTACTCTGGATGGGATTCGGCCTCTGGGCGCTGGCATTTTCCCAATTGGCCACCGCCATCACCACCTGTATCGGTGCGCTGGTTTCGGTGCGCTGGTTACCTAGATTCCGCTTTAGTTTCCACGCGTTGGGCGAGCTGGGCAGCTTTGGTCTTTTCGCCTCCGGCAATCGCATCATCACTTTGGTCAGCGTCGATCAACTGCTGATCGGCACCCTGCTCGGCCCCGCAGGTCTTGGCATTTACAGCTTTGCCCGCCGCATCTTCCAGATCCTCACCGATCTCATTACCGGAGCGCTCAGCTCGGTATCCTATGCACTCCTCTCTTCGTTGCAGAACGAGCGCGAAAAACTGCGCGACGCCTATTTCCTCGGCACTTTCGCCTCATCGGTCCTGTCATTTCCGGTCTTCATGGGGCTGGCGCTGATCGCCGACGACTTCGTGCCGCTGGCCTTTGGGCACAATTGGGTCGAGGCGGTTCCGGCCGTACAGGCCTTCTGCCTGCTGGGTCTCATCACCAGCATCGGCGTGTTGCAGTCCTCGCTGGTCAAGAGCCAGGGCCAGGCCGATCTCTGGTTTTACTACCTCATCGGCAAACAGGTGACGACGGTGCTCTATGTGGTGCTGTTCTATAAATGGGGCGTCAACGCGCTGACGCTGGCCATCGTCATCCAGAACTTCATCATGTGGCCGCCATCCGTCCACATGGTCATCCGCATCCTGCGGGTGTCGGCCTGGGCCTATCTGGGAACATTCGCGACACCCGTGCTGGCGACAGCACTGATGATCGGCGCAGGGATTTTCGTGAAAATGGAACTGGCCGATGCCGATCCGGTGCTGCGGCTGGCGGCGACTATCGGCGTCTGCGCAGTGGTCTATGGCGGGGCGATCCTGATCCTGGCACGCAAGCGCCTGCTGGCCGTCAAGGGCATGGTGCTGAAGAAGCGCAAGGCGACGGCTTAG
- a CDS encoding O-antigen ligase family protein, protein MTRLLRRRGVIGPLVDIDLAAAFSVLALSGLVLNALVGSLAAMAFLGFGGLLLISDPQQSITLIARWWFLLLLPAYCMLSTLWSQYPEITLRASIQLMITLSIAVVMAGRVKPTTLVRALFVVYAVGVLASVTIGHHPAGAPWLGIFGSKNAFAAHIAVFALTSLAVVVDRHAGLLLRLSALGGLLISGPLMILAQSAGAIMMVVPCIAVMVLLLLTGRLTGNQKLFMTLGVIVAGAAFGLFILANGQSLLSEILEGSGKDPTLTGRTDLWATAFTFIAERPLQGIGFRAFWVAGFAPAEQLWAMFLVPSGAGFNFHNTYISNAVEIGLVGVALQAFLIYGGFLLIVLATILRPNPQNAFLVGLQMLVILRSFIEVEVFFEFSVRSILVLVTFIYGATGVLQEMRAGRQPSRPMPRQVHIRPLGVQP, encoded by the coding sequence ATGACCCGGTTGCTTCGCCGCCGCGGCGTCATCGGACCGCTGGTCGATATCGACCTGGCCGCTGCATTCAGCGTCCTGGCGCTGTCGGGGCTGGTGCTGAACGCCCTGGTGGGCTCGTTGGCGGCCATGGCGTTTCTCGGCTTTGGCGGGCTGCTGCTGATCAGCGATCCCCAGCAAAGCATTACCCTGATTGCCCGCTGGTGGTTCCTGCTATTGCTGCCGGCCTATTGCATGCTCTCGACGCTCTGGTCGCAATATCCCGAAATCACGCTGCGCGCCTCCATCCAGCTTATGATCACGCTCTCCATCGCGGTGGTAATGGCCGGGCGGGTCAAGCCGACGACGCTGGTGCGGGCGCTGTTCGTGGTCTATGCCGTGGGCGTATTGGCCAGCGTCACCATCGGTCACCACCCGGCAGGCGCTCCATGGCTGGGCATTTTCGGCAGTAAAAATGCCTTTGCTGCCCATATCGCAGTATTCGCGCTAACCTCGCTGGCTGTGGTCGTCGACCGCCATGCCGGACTCCTGCTGCGCCTGTCGGCGCTGGGAGGCCTGCTGATTTCCGGGCCCTTGATGATCCTGGCGCAATCGGCTGGCGCGATCATGATGGTGGTGCCCTGCATTGCGGTGATGGTGTTGCTGCTGCTGACCGGGCGGCTGACCGGCAACCAGAAGCTGTTCATGACGCTGGGCGTCATCGTCGCCGGGGCGGCTTTCGGCCTCTTCATCCTCGCCAATGGGCAGTCGCTGTTGTCGGAAATCCTCGAAGGCTCGGGCAAGGACCCGACCCTGACCGGGCGAACCGATCTCTGGGCCACCGCCTTCACCTTCATTGCCGAGCGGCCGCTGCAGGGCATTGGCTTTCGGGCGTTCTGGGTGGCCGGCTTTGCTCCCGCCGAACAGCTCTGGGCCATGTTCCTCGTGCCCTCAGGCGCGGGCTTCAACTTCCACAATACCTACATTTCCAACGCCGTCGAAATCGGCCTTGTCGGCGTCGCGCTACAGGCATTCCTCATCTATGGCGGGTTCCTGCTGATCGTGCTGGCAACGATATTGCGGCCAAATCCGCAGAACGCCTTCCTAGTCGGCTTGCAGATGCTGGTCATCCTGCGCAGCTTCATCGAAGTGGAAGTCTTCTTCGAGTTCTCCGTGCGCTCGATCCTGGTGCTCGTAACCTTCATCTATGGCGCAACCGGCGTGCTGCAAGAAATGCGCGCTGGCCGCCAGCCATCCCGGCCCATGCCCCGGCAAGTCCATATCCGCCCCCTCGGAGTCCAACCATGA
- a CDS encoding polysaccharide pyruvyl transferase family protein produces MKLVFFRGEVPNFGDELNTYVWPEILPEGFLDEDESELFVGIGSIIGTHLPETARKFVMGSGYAGYMGLPDVHDGSWDIRFVRGPKTAEKLKISPDLAICDSAILLRQMELPKPAAGIDVAFMPHYESLERGPWDEACRLAGIKLIDATDPLEKVIAEIKGARVLITEAMHGAIVADALRTPWIGAKPIFAGHHMKWLDWSGALDIELRMHELKPSSVLEYYIGRTGRGGPAGKIGALSRSPLAAIPNALLTHSAARHLQKMATYEPQLSSDAKIAEVTEKATAAVDGFVRSRLAVS; encoded by the coding sequence TGTCTGGCCCGAGATTCTCCCCGAGGGGTTTCTCGATGAAGACGAGAGCGAGCTATTCGTCGGCATCGGATCCATCATCGGCACCCATCTGCCCGAAACGGCCCGCAAATTCGTGATGGGCTCGGGTTATGCCGGCTATATGGGCTTGCCCGATGTGCATGACGGCAGCTGGGATATCCGCTTCGTGCGCGGCCCCAAGACGGCGGAAAAACTCAAGATCTCGCCAGATCTGGCGATTTGCGACAGCGCCATCCTGCTGCGCCAGATGGAGCTGCCCAAGCCGGCCGCCGGCATCGATGTTGCCTTCATGCCGCATTACGAAAGCCTCGAGCGCGGCCCCTGGGATGAAGCCTGCCGGCTGGCGGGGATCAAGCTGATCGACGCTACCGACCCGCTGGAAAAGGTCATTGCCGAGATCAAGGGCGCTCGCGTGCTGATCACCGAGGCCATGCACGGCGCCATCGTCGCCGATGCCCTTCGTACCCCCTGGATCGGCGCCAAGCCGATCTTTGCCGGGCACCACATGAAATGGCTCGATTGGTCCGGTGCGCTCGATATCGAGCTACGCATGCATGAACTCAAGCCATCCAGCGTGCTCGAATATTATATCGGCCGCACCGGCCGCGGCGGTCCCGCCGGCAAGATCGGTGCCCTCAGCCGCAGCCCGCTTGCCGCTATCCCCAATGCGTTGTTGACGCATTCCGCGGCCCGGCATTTGCAGAAAATGGCGACCTATGAGCCGCAACTCAGCAGCGATGCGAAGATTGCCGAGGTGACGGAGAAGGCCACAGCGGCAGTGGACGGGTTTGTGCGGTCAAGGCTGGCGGTGAGCTAG
- a CDS encoding glycosyltransferase yields MTETNSGLVQIRTPTYKRPVALQRALQSMIDQTWANWVCDVYDDDAAQAGKAVCEGFNDPRIRYHHNAPQRFASKNIDHCFTAENPNNADYFCVVEDDNFILPDFLAENMRICREDGVNVVLRNQHVEHKSGTTSAYLSTGGVLDDLFVEGLYQPDEFRLSLLMGIGVSNGGLFWSRDTACQLEIGFGCTATLQEYMRSFSIVEPIYVAMTPLAVWAENAEQTTRNAELKASYLRRELDLKRSVQELQRLAWRSAPKGLRDGFMTNPKWAPEAPARARGLAKALIMDGASSAIAFTDALRLRARGLAIRLFGRTTPDFHAFVQSRLPAVQR; encoded by the coding sequence ATGACTGAAACCAATTCCGGCCTGGTCCAGATTCGAACCCCGACCTATAAGCGGCCCGTCGCCCTGCAACGCGCGCTGCAATCGATGATCGACCAGACCTGGGCAAACTGGGTTTGCGATGTCTATGACGACGATGCCGCCCAGGCGGGCAAGGCGGTGTGCGAGGGGTTCAATGATCCCCGCATCCGCTATCATCACAACGCGCCGCAGCGTTTTGCGTCCAAGAATATCGACCACTGCTTCACGGCAGAAAATCCCAATAACGCGGACTATTTCTGCGTGGTGGAAGACGACAATTTCATCCTGCCGGACTTCCTGGCCGAGAACATGCGGATCTGCCGCGAGGATGGCGTCAACGTCGTGCTGCGCAACCAGCATGTCGAGCACAAGAGCGGCACGACCTCTGCCTATCTGAGCACCGGCGGCGTGCTCGACGATCTTTTCGTCGAAGGGCTCTATCAGCCCGATGAATTCCGCCTGTCGCTGCTGATGGGGATCGGCGTTTCCAATGGCGGCCTGTTCTGGTCGCGCGATACGGCATGCCAGCTTGAAATCGGCTTTGGCTGCACCGCGACGCTACAGGAATATATGCGCTCCTTTTCCATCGTCGAGCCGATCTATGTGGCCATGACACCGCTGGCCGTCTGGGCGGAGAATGCCGAACAGACGACGCGCAATGCCGAGCTCAAGGCTTCCTATCTGCGGCGGGAGCTCGACCTCAAGCGGTCGGTGCAGGAATTGCAACGGCTGGCTTGGCGGAGCGCCCCCAAAGGGCTGCGCGATGGCTTCATGACCAACCCCAAATGGGCGCCAGAGGCCCCTGCCCGGGCGCGCGGCCTGGCCAAGGCCCTGATCATGGATGGCGCATCGTCGGCCATCGCTTTCACTGACGCGCTGCGCCTGCGGGCGCGCGGCCTTGCCATTCGCCTCTTCGGCCGGACAACGCCGGATTTCCACGCTTTCGTACAATCACGGCTACCGGCCGTGCAGCGTTGA
- a CDS encoding glycosyltransferase family 2 protein, whose product MQLARAQHGIPTVSVIMANYRGGATIARALESVLSQTMGDLEIIVADDASPDDSVAVVSAIMAQDNRVRLIASAQNGGPARTRNLALAEAKGQWIAIVDSDDIVHPERLERLLAAAGQFHADIVADDLLHFHEDGSPPTLLLAGHDTPFAVTAETWVTAGMDGKMPALGYLKPLIRAQALGALRYDESLRIGEDYDLLLRTLLAGARMWIVPEPWYLYRRHSGSISHRLSARDVQAMLDNQERLLADLEPGAALANAFERRRTALQNSLDYGLLVEAIKARSPTAALKIITQRPALLRRLWTSFAEGRQRRAGTPQITARHDVLNLDKYPSLPGYVPSEQVDWTNFRRDPAWLAVAQAGATAQQIIAGEPATRYAAGFIPAAAATPPIRNATATDANVPAVAT is encoded by the coding sequence ATGCAGCTAGCGCGTGCACAGCACGGGATTCCGACGGTTTCCGTCATCATGGCGAATTATCGTGGTGGTGCAACGATTGCGCGCGCCCTCGAATCCGTCCTCTCCCAGACCATGGGCGATCTCGAAATCATCGTCGCCGACGATGCCTCCCCCGACGACAGTGTGGCGGTGGTGAGCGCCATCATGGCGCAGGACAACCGCGTCCGGCTCATCGCCTCGGCGCAGAATGGCGGCCCGGCTCGTACCCGCAATCTCGCCCTGGCCGAAGCGAAGGGCCAGTGGATCGCCATCGTGGATTCCGACGATATCGTCCATCCCGAGCGGCTGGAGCGTCTTCTGGCCGCGGCCGGCCAGTTCCACGCCGATATCGTAGCCGACGATCTGCTGCATTTCCACGAAGACGGCAGCCCACCCACCTTGCTGCTGGCAGGCCATGACACGCCATTTGCCGTGACGGCCGAAACCTGGGTAACGGCCGGCATGGACGGCAAAATGCCCGCCCTGGGCTATCTCAAGCCGCTGATCCGCGCCCAAGCGCTGGGCGCTCTGCGTTATGATGAGAGCCTGCGGATCGGCGAGGATTACGATCTGCTGCTGCGCACCCTGCTGGCGGGTGCCCGCATGTGGATCGTTCCCGAGCCCTGGTATCTTTACCGGCGTCACAGTGGCTCGATCTCTCACCGGCTATCGGCCCGCGACGTGCAAGCCATGCTGGACAATCAGGAGCGCCTGCTCGCCGACCTTGAGCCGGGCGCGGCCCTGGCGAACGCCTTCGAGCGCCGCCGCACGGCCTTGCAGAACTCGCTCGACTACGGCCTTCTGGTGGAGGCCATCAAGGCGCGTTCCCCCACAGCTGCCCTCAAGATCATCACGCAGCGCCCCGCCCTTTTGCGGCGGCTCTGGACTTCGTTCGCCGAAGGCCGGCAGCGTCGCGCCGGCACGCCTCAGATCACGGCAAGGCACGATGTGCTGAACCTCGACAAGTACCCGTCCCTGCCCGGCTATGTTCCCAGCGAACAGGTCGACTGGACGAATTTCCGGCGCGACCCAGCTTGGCTGGCAGTGGCGCAGGCGGGCGCTACCGCGCAACAGATTATCGCGGGGGAACCGGCGACGCGGTATGCAGCCGGGTTTATTCCGGCAGCGGCGGCAACACCTCCGATCCGTAACGCCACCGCTACCGATGCCAATGTGCCGGCGGTGGCGACATGA